In one Actinomycetota bacterium genomic region, the following are encoded:
- a CDS encoding cobalamin B12-binding domain-containing protein, whose translation MTIRVVVAKPGLDGHDRGAKVVARALRDAGMEIIYTGLHQTPEQIVNAVIQEDAQAVGLSIHSGAHMTLFPRVVELLRQEGADDVVVFGGGIIPKNDIPELERQGIARIFTPGTPISEIVAWVRANVPDTGAENPAGARRAGSA comes from the coding sequence GTGACCATCCGCGTCGTCGTCGCCAAACCGGGCCTCGACGGGCACGACCGCGGGGCCAAGGTCGTGGCCCGAGCGCTCCGCGACGCCGGGATGGAGATCATCTACACGGGGCTGCACCAGACACCGGAACAGATCGTGAACGCGGTGATCCAGGAGGACGCGCAGGCCGTGGGGCTGTCGATCCACTCCGGGGCGCACATGACACTGTTCCCGCGGGTGGTCGAGCTGCTGCGGCAGGAGGGCGCCGACGACGTCGTCGTGTTCGGCGGCGGGATCATCCCCAAGAACGACATCCCCGAGCTGGAACGCCAGGGGATCGCGCGGATCTTCACCCCGGGCACGCCCATCAGCGAGATCGTCGCCTGGGTCCGCGCCAACGTCCCCGACACCGGCGCCGAGAACCCTGCTGGGGCCAGGCGCGCCGGCAGCGCCTGA